The window ACCCGGGAGCGGGCGCTCTACACCCTGGGTCGGATCCTCATCGAGCAGAAGAAGCTCACGGCGTCGGGCCTGGACCAGTACGTCCGCACGAGGATGGCCACCACCAGCTTCACCGGCAACGAACCCGGGACCGAGCCCACCAACGAGGTGTTCGGGCAGCTCAACGTGGCGCGCGGCGACCTGACGGCCGACCCGGCGGCGCCGGTCGAGGTGGTACGCGTCCTTCCCGTCGACAACGGCAACCTGGCGCTCGTGAAGCTCACCCAGACCAACGTTCCCGCGGTTGAACTGAACACGGAGGCCACCCTCGGCTCCGGCACGTCGCTGCTCGTGCTCGGGTACAGCACCACCGACACCGACTTCCGGGCCGCGACCTACACCCTCCAGTCCAAGTCCGTGCAGGTGGCCGGCACCGCCAACCAGGGCGCGGTCGCCGTCGCCCGGATCAACGGCGACGTCGGCATCTACTCACACGGGGGCATCGCCGTCGACACCAGCGGTCGGGTCGTCGGGGTGCTCGACAACGACCGGGCTGCCAACGGCGGAGCCAACCGCGCCCTGGTGCCGATCCAAGTGGTGACCGGCCTGCTCGGCGAGGCCGGCGTCCAGGGCGGACTCGCGGATCCGGACCGGGTGTACCGCAGCGGCTTGGATGCCTTCTTCGCCGGCCGGGACGCGGAGGCGATCAGCCGGTTCGACACCGTGACGAAGTCGTCGCCCACCAACCTGCTCGCTCAGGCGTACCGGCAGAACGCTGTCGACCGGGCCCGGCTGGCGGGGGAGGAGCCCGAGTCCTCGCGACTGCCGGCCGCGCTGCTCGCGGGCCTGGCGGCCGCGCTGCTGGCCGGACTCGTCGTCGCCGTGGTGGTGCTGTCGCGCCGCCGGTCCGGTCGCTGACGCTCCGCGTCCGGCCCGCGGGTCAGCGGGTGGAGTCGTCGCGCCCCCAGGCATCCCGCGGATGACGTCGTGACCTGAGCACGGCGGCCACCGTGATGGCCACGTACACCACCGCCGCCGGCGCGAGCCACGGCCGGGGAAGGACCACGTCGCGAAGCCAGGAGGACGGCGCGGAGGCACGGATGCCGGTGTGACTGGTCCGCAGCATGGTGTTGCCGGCACGTACCCGGGCCAGGGTCCGGACCAGGTCCCGGGTGCGCCGGGGGGCCTGCACGTAGGACGTGGCGCCGGTCACCTCACGCTTTTCCTCCGAGGAGAACTGCGAATCCAGGAAGAGGTCGTCGGCGATCTGCTCCGGGAAGCGGTCGAACCGCTTCCGGCCGGCGGCGGAGACGCCCATCGCGCCGCGGCCGAAGAGCGCGTCCGCGAAGATGGGCAGCCGCGTGTTGATCGCGTAGTAGGCCCGCACCGCCAACGACCGGCCCTTGGTCACCATGTGGCGGCGGGGCATCACGGCCAGCGGCGGCGTGCCGTCGGCGGGAAGCACGGCGGCCATCTCGCGCAGCGCGCCCGGGCTCAACACCACGTCGGCGTCGAGGTAGATCCGGGGGAAGCCGCGCGCCACGGAGTCGCCCACGTTCAGCGCGTTGGACTTGCCGGCTCGGGCGACCTCGACGACCCGGACGCCCGGCCGACTGGCGGCGACCGAGGCGGTGTCGTCGGTGCAGCCGTTGGCAACCACGACGATGTCGAGTTCGCCAAGCGCGGCGTCGGCGAGAAGCGCGTCGAGGCAGTCCCCGATGACCCGGGCCTCGTTGTGCGCGGCCATCACCACGCTGATCGTCGACAGATCACCGGGGGTAGTCACATCAGTTCCACACTTCCGCGATGGTCGGGAAGCCTGCTCCACGGCCGTCGGACGGGCGGTCCACGTCACGTACCCGCCTCGAACCGGGCCCAGGCACGGCGGTAAAGCTTGCCGGACGTCAGGGGCATGCCGCAACACCGGTTCCGGCCGTTCCTACCGTGCGGAAACCCGACACCTCCGTGTCGCCGGTCGCTGGTATCGTCCTCGTGTTTCTGAGGCGGGGCCAGGCAGAGCAGCGGAGCATCCGCGACCTCCCCCCGCCGCAGGGCACGACTGCCGATGGTGGATCGGCGAGGGACTGGGCAACGGGGGCCCGTCAGCTGACCTGCCCGCGTTGTCGGCTGCTGCCGCGGCTGACACTGATGGGAGAGGCGCACCCGCGATGGAGATGCTGACCACACCGGAGCGGCGACCGCCTCTTCCTCGGGGGCACCGGGCCGCGCCCGTGCCCCGCCACGAACAGGCGGCGCGTCACCTGGCCACCGTCGCGCTGGTACTGGTCGCGGTGAAGCCGCTGCTCGACATCGGTGAGAAGGACGCCGGTGGTGGCTTCGACCTGGGGGTGCTGCTCACCACGCTCGGCGCGCTGTGCATGGTCACCGCGCTCGGTGTCGTGGCGCTCGGCGCTCGGCGCCTGCCGCCCCGGCCCCTCCTGCTCATCGCGGGTGGGCTGACGTTGTTGCTCGTGCTCTCCGCGGTCAGCTACCTGGCCGTCCCCGCCCGCGAGGAGCTGCTGGACCTCTTCGACGTCCGTCGCTACTCCATCTACGGACCGCCGCAGGTGCCCACCAGCGCCATCCCGGCCGAGGCGGTGCGGCTGGTCGTCGGGTTCGCCCCGATCGCACTGCTCGGGCTGATGCTCATGCGGCGCGACTGGTTCCCGGTGCGCCGGCTCGCCCTCGTCGCCGGCGTCGTGGTGGCCGGCGCGGTCGTGCACTGCGTGCTCGCCTGGCTCCAGGTGGCCGGGGTCATCCCGTACTCGTTCTACTTCGAACTGGCCAACTGGGAGAAGATCGGGCGGGCCTCCGGCGGCTACTACCACCCGATGTCGCTCGGCCGGTTGTTGATGTTCTCGGTGTTCCTGGTCTACGTCCTGGGTGACCGGCTGAAGGTGCCGGTTGCCGTCCGGTACGCGCTGATCGGCCTCTTCGTCGCCACCGGCGTTGTCTCCCTGCACCGCTTCACGATCCTGTGCCTGGGCATGATCGTGGCCGTGTTCGAGGTGCGGCGTCTCTTCGGCATGGTCAGGGCCCGCCGCACCGGGAGGACGAACCGCCGGGCCGTTCTGGCGGTCGGCGGCGCGGTGGCGGCCGTCGGCGCGGTCGCCGGGACGCTCTGGGGCGGTGCGATCTGGCGGCGGGCCGAGGTCACCCTCACCGAGGTGGGGTCGCTGGACGTGCGGTCCGACACCTTCATGCACGGCCGGGGCGCCATCTGGAACGACCTGGCGGAGATCCTCGGTCGTTCCCCGTGGGACGTCCGGCTCCTCGGGTTCGGCTACGAGCCCTGGGACATGCACAACGACATGCTCCGGGTGCTGGTCGTGTGGGGGATCGTCGGCGTCGTCGTGACCGCCGCCGCCCTGGTGGGGCTTTACCGGTTCGTCAGGGGACGGGTCGACCGGCCGGGCCGGCTCGCCCTGGCGCTGCTCTTCCTGACGCTCGTCGTCTTCGGTCTCACCCAGAAGCCGCTGGCCTACCCGTACTTCCTCTGGCTCTTCTTCTTCGGCCAGCTGGTGGTCCTCGCCGTCCACGGGAAGGACACGGGGCAAGAGGACCGATCCGTCGAGAGCGGGACGACACGGTGAACCCGTCGCTGCCGTCGTCGACGTACGGCCTGCCCAGGCAGGGCGGCCGACCTCCCGGGACGACCGAGACCACGGCCGCCGACGCACCCACGACACCGCTCGTCCGGCCGACGTTCTCGGTCTGCATCGTGGTGCGCGACCGTCCGGCCCTGCTCGTCAACGCGGTGCGCAGCGTCCTGGCGAACACCTTCGGCGACTTCGAGGTGGTGATCGTCGACGACGGGTCACGGATCCCGGTCGCGCAGGTGATCGCGGAAGCGCGCCTTTCGGCGGACCGCCGGGTGCGGGTGGTCACGCAGCCGCCCACCGGCATCGCCGAGGCACGCAACCGGGGCCTGCGGTCGGTCATGGGCAGGTACGTCACCGTCCTGGACTCCGACGACGAGCTCACCGCCGACGCGCTGGCTCGGCTGCACGACCTGCTGTCGAACTCCGGTGGCTCGTGGGTGTACGCCGACTACACGGAGATCCGCCGGGGGACGTCCCGCTGCATCCGACTGCCCGAGTACGCCTCGGCGGGACGCATGTCGCTGGGGGTGTTGACGCGTCCCCGCCTGCCCTTCAAGCATTCGGGCACCACGATCGACCGTGCGGTGCTGGACCGGATCGGCGGATACGACGAGAGCTTCCGTCTCTTCGAGGACGTGGAACTGATGCTGCGTGCGCTGCGTGCCGGCGTACACCCGCGCCACCTGGCCCATCCGATCGTGCTGTTCCAGCGGCACGACGGGAACGTCACCCGGGGACGGCTAGGCGGGCTGGTCTTCTGGTTCCGGCTGATCGACATGTACCGCCCGTCGAAGTGGCCGGGGGTGGCGACGGCCATCAAGGCCTTGCGGACCCTGAGCGAGACGGGCAAGTGGCTTGTCACCCTCGGCCGCTGACCTCCACGCCGCCGATGGCAGCCAGACCGGCGCGAGCGGCGCGACGCCACCGAAGGCGGCCCGCGGCCG is drawn from Micromonospora sp. NBC_01740 and contains these coding sequences:
- a CDS encoding glycosyltransferase family 2 protein, coding for MNPSLPSSTYGLPRQGGRPPGTTETTAADAPTTPLVRPTFSVCIVVRDRPALLVNAVRSVLANTFGDFEVVIVDDGSRIPVAQVIAEARLSADRRVRVVTQPPTGIAEARNRGLRSVMGRYVTVLDSDDELTADALARLHDLLSNSGGSWVYADYTEIRRGTSRCIRLPEYASAGRMSLGVLTRPRLPFKHSGTTIDRAVLDRIGGYDESFRLFEDVELMLRALRAGVHPRHLAHPIVLFQRHDGNVTRGRLGGLVFWFRLIDMYRPSKWPGVATAIKALRTLSETGKWLVTLGR
- a CDS encoding glycosyltransferase family 2 protein, which gives rise to MTTPGDLSTISVVMAAHNEARVIGDCLDALLADAALGELDIVVVANGCTDDTASVAASRPGVRVVEVARAGKSNALNVGDSVARGFPRIYLDADVVLSPGALREMAAVLPADGTPPLAVMPRRHMVTKGRSLAVRAYYAINTRLPIFADALFGRGAMGVSAAGRKRFDRFPEQIADDLFLDSQFSSEEKREVTGATSYVQAPRRTRDLVRTLARVRAGNTMLRTSHTGIRASAPSSWLRDVVLPRPWLAPAAVVYVAITVAAVLRSRRHPRDAWGRDDSTR